Proteins encoded together in one Impatiens glandulifera chromosome 1, dImpGla2.1, whole genome shotgun sequence window:
- the LOC124935458 gene encoding WAT1-related protein At2g39510-like, whose translation MWSFARLQAMIPWAGVILVQVLAATNSLITKAALNKGMQFAVFALYRNIIASAFLIPLLYFRRNSIPRMSRNVMWKIVMLTILEPVIDQNILYAGSKMTPASFSTCLSGVTPSLIFLLAWSLGMEQVNFKERRSQAKLLGTVIAAGGAILICLYNGPAIAVSSKSQTSTTHEGFTQNWIEGPVFVIIANVSYVVYCVTMGSVLVEYPSPLTIISIISFLGAIMNVGVALGLELKHPASWMIGWNVIFLAYVYTGIIVSGVMAYIISALTQMKGPVFVAAFSPTSMVLVMVIGFLALGESIHVGSLIGTFFIVAGLFTLLWGKSGTQPPQSEEEPRREEQEMESMAPTETIINSFTGRVSWKSTGPSLTKIKERFTHHDLLDRALQTQFHYLFKAPTLFFFRNHISSDAYQKNQLKFEGDKVLDQW comes from the exons atgtgGTCATTTGCGAGATTACAAGCTATGATACCATGGGCAGGAGTGATTCTTGTTCAAGTTTTAGCTGCAACAAATTCCTTAATTACCAAAGCAGCATTGAACAAAGGAATGCAATTTGCGGTTTTTGCtctttatagaaatataatagCTTCTGCATTCTTAATCCCTTTGCTATATTTTAGAag AAATTCAATACCCAGGATGAGTAGAAATGTGATGTGGAAAATCGTAATGCTAACCATTCTCGA GCCTGTAATAGACCAAAATATCCTTTATGCTGGTTCAAAGATGACACCGGCTAGTTTCTCAACATGTCTTTCTGGGGTCACTCCATCACTCATATTTCTTCTAGCATGGAGTTTGgg CATGGAACAAGTGAACTTCAAAGAGAGGCGTAGCCAGGCAAAGTTATTAGGAACCGTGATTGCAGCTGGTGGTGCTATTCTCATTTGCCTTTACAATGGACCAGCCATTGCTGTCTCTTCCAAATCTCAAACATCAACTACCCATGAAGGATTTACACAGAATTGGATTGAAGGTCCCGTGTTTGTCATCATCGCGAATGTCTCATATGTTGTTTATTGCGTTACCATG GGTAGTGTTCTTGTGGAGTATCCGTCTCCTCTAACAATAATATCGATAATATCGTTCTTAGGAGCAATTATGAATGTTGGAGTTGCTTTAGGGTTGGAGCTCAAGCATCCCGCTTCTTGGATGATCGGGTGGAATGTCATCTTTTTGGCATATGTCTACACT GGAATAATTGTTTCAGGAGTGATGGCATATATTATAAGTGCATTGACACAAATGAAAGGCCCGGTTTTTGTGGCAGCCTTTAGCCCAACATCAATGGTTCTTGTCATGGTTATTGGTTTCCTCGCACTAGGAGAAAGCATTCATGTTGGAag TTTAATAGGTACATTCTTCATTGTTGCGGGTTTGTTCACTCTACTTTGGGGGAAAAGTGGAACTCAACCGCCGCAATCTGAAGAGGAACCGCGGCGTGAAGAGCAAGAAATGGAAAGT atggcaccaacTGAAACcattattaatagttttactggccgtgtttcatggaaatccacCGGCCCTAGCTTGACAAAGATAAAGGAGAGGTTTACTCACCATGATCTTTTGGATAGGGCTTTGCAGACCCAATTCCATTATCTATTCAAAGCCccgacattattttttttcaggaACCATATTTCATCAGATGCTTATCAGAAAAATCAGCTCAAATTCGAAGGAGATAAGGTTCTTGATCAATGGTGA